A single Perognathus longimembris pacificus isolate PPM17 chromosome 17, ASM2315922v1, whole genome shotgun sequence DNA region contains:
- the Hes7 gene encoding transcription factor HES-7 isoform X1, protein MVTRDRAENRDSPKMLKPLVEKRRRDRINRSLEELRLLLLERTRDQNLRNPKLEKAEILEFAVGYLRERSRVEPPGVPRSPAHDADALASCYLSGFRECLLRLAAFAQDASPAARAQLCSALHGYLRPKPPRPEPLDPRPPVPRPTPDPAAPTLGQALHQRPPVHQGPPSPRCAWSPPHGSPRARDSSAPASLTGLPPPPPCRRDGAPKAPPFPPPAFWRPWP, encoded by the exons ATGGTTACCCGGGATCGAGCTGAGAATAGGGACAGCCCCAAG ATGCTGAAGCCGCTGGTGGAGAAGCGGCGCCGGGACCGCATCAACCGCAGCCTGGAAGAGctgaggctgctgctgctggagcgGACCCGGGACCAG AACCTCCGGAACCCGAAGCTGGAGAAAGCAGAAATACTGGAGTTCGCCGTAGGCTACTTGAGGGAGCGGAGCCGGGTGGAGCCCCCGG GGGTTCCCCGGTCCCCGGCCCACGACGCCGACGCGCTCGCCAGCTGCTACTTGTCCGGCTTCCGCGAGTGCCTGCTTCGCTTGGCGGCCTTCGCGCAAGACGCCAGCCCAGCCGCCCGCGCCCAGCTCTGCTCCGCGCTGCACGGCTACCTGCGCCCCAAGCCACCCCGGCCCGAGCCGCTAGACCCGAGGCCTCCAGTGCCGCGCCCAACGCCGGACCCCGCCGCACCCACCCTGGGCCAGGCGCTGCACCAGCGCCCCCCAGTGCACCAGGGCCCCCCTAGCCCGCGCTGCGCCTGGTCCCCACCCCACGGCTCCCCCCGCGCCCGGGATTCCAGCGCGCCCGCGTCCCTCACCggactgccgccgccgccgccctgcaGACGAGACGGGGCGCCCAAGGCCCCGCCTTTCCCTCCGCCCGCTTTCTGGAGACCTTGGCCCTGA
- the Hes7 gene encoding transcription factor HES-7 isoform X2 has product MLKPLVEKRRRDRINRSLEELRLLLLERTRDQNLRNPKLEKAEILEFAVGYLRERSRVEPPGVPRSPAHDADALASCYLSGFRECLLRLAAFAQDASPAARAQLCSALHGYLRPKPPRPEPLDPRPPVPRPTPDPAAPTLGQALHQRPPVHQGPPSPRCAWSPPHGSPRARDSSAPASLTGLPPPPPCRRDGAPKAPPFPPPAFWRPWP; this is encoded by the exons ATGCTGAAGCCGCTGGTGGAGAAGCGGCGCCGGGACCGCATCAACCGCAGCCTGGAAGAGctgaggctgctgctgctggagcgGACCCGGGACCAG AACCTCCGGAACCCGAAGCTGGAGAAAGCAGAAATACTGGAGTTCGCCGTAGGCTACTTGAGGGAGCGGAGCCGGGTGGAGCCCCCGG GGGTTCCCCGGTCCCCGGCCCACGACGCCGACGCGCTCGCCAGCTGCTACTTGTCCGGCTTCCGCGAGTGCCTGCTTCGCTTGGCGGCCTTCGCGCAAGACGCCAGCCCAGCCGCCCGCGCCCAGCTCTGCTCCGCGCTGCACGGCTACCTGCGCCCCAAGCCACCCCGGCCCGAGCCGCTAGACCCGAGGCCTCCAGTGCCGCGCCCAACGCCGGACCCCGCCGCACCCACCCTGGGCCAGGCGCTGCACCAGCGCCCCCCAGTGCACCAGGGCCCCCCTAGCCCGCGCTGCGCCTGGTCCCCACCCCACGGCTCCCCCCGCGCCCGGGATTCCAGCGCGCCCGCGTCCCTCACCggactgccgccgccgccgccctgcaGACGAGACGGGGCGCCCAAGGCCCCGCCTTTCCCTCCGCCCGCTTTCTGGAGACCTTGGCCCTGA
- the Aloxe3 gene encoding hydroperoxide isomerase ALOXE3, translating into MAVYRLCVTTGSYLKAGTMDNIFATLVGTCGESPKQRLDRVGRDFAKGSVKKYKVRCAADLGELLLLRLDKERYAFFGKDSWYCSHISVTTPDGTVVPFPCYQWIDGYCTTELRPGAARTICHDFLPLLLDHRKREIQARQECYRWKIYAPGFPRMVDVSSFEEMESDRKFALTKTAPCTDDGDSPGNRYLPGMPMKIDIPSLLHMEPNIRYSATKTASLIFNALPASLGMKIRGLLDRKGSWKKLDDIRNIFWCHKTFTSEYVTEHWCEDYFFGYQYLNGVNPVMLHCLSSLPSKLPVTNDMVASLLGPDTCLQTELERGHIFLADYWILAEAPVHCLNGRQQYVAAPLCLLWLNPQGALLPLAIQLCQNPGPDNPIFLPTDSEWDWLLAKTWVRNSEFLVHENNTHFLCTHLLCEAFSMATLRQLPLCHPVYKLLLPHTRYTLQVNTIARATLLNPEGLVDQVTSIGRRGLIYLMSTGLAHFTYTNFCLPDSLRARGVLNIPNYHYRDDGLKIWAAIESFVSEIVGYYYPSEESVQQDSELQAWVSEIFTQAFLGRENSGFPSRLCTPGELVKYLTAIIFNCSAQHAAVNSGQHDFGAWMPNAPSSMRQPPPQTKGTTTLKTYLDTLPEVNITCNNLLLFWLVSQEPKDQRPLGTYPDEHFTEEVPRQSIAAFQNCLAQISRDIRDRNQNLALPYAYLDPPLIENSVSI; encoded by the exons ATGGCAGTGTACCGCCTCTGTGTGACCACCGGTTCCTACCTGAAGGCTGGCACAATGGACAACATCTTTGCCACGCTGGTGGGCACATGTGGCGAGAGCCCCAAGCAGAGGCTGGATCGAGTGGGCAGGGACTTTGCCAAGGGATCG GTAAAGAAATACAAGGTGCGCTGTGCAGCCGATCTGGGAGAACTCTTGTTGCTGCGCTTAGACAAGGAGCGCTATGCATTCTTCGGCAAGGACTCCTGGTACTGCAGCCACATTAGCGTCACTACACCCGATGGCACTGTTGTCCCCTTTCCCTGCTATCAGTGGATTGATGGCTACTGCACCACGGAGCTGCGGCCAGGAGCAG CAAGAACCATTTGTCAcgacttccttcctctccttctggaTCACAGGAAACGGGAAATCCAGGCCCGACAAGAATGCTATCG TTGGAAGATCTATGCCCCTGGCTTCCCCCGCATGGTGGATGTCAGCAGCTTTGAAGAGATGGAGTCAGACAGGAAATTTGCCTTGACCAAGACAGCACCTTGCACAGATGACGGGGACAG CCCTGGGAATCGGTATCTGCCTGGCATGCCCATGAAAATTGATATCCCATCTCTGCTACACATGGAGCCCAACATTCGCTACTCAGCTACCAAGACGGCCTCGCTGATCTTCAATGCCCTCCCTGC GTCCTTGGGCATGAAGATTCGAGGGCTGCTGGACCGCAAGGGCTCCTGGAAGAAGCTGGATGACATTCGGAACATCTTCTGGTGCCACAAGACCTTCACTTCTG AGTATGTCACAGAGCACTGGTGTGAAGATTACTTCTTTGGATACCAGTACCTCAATGGCGTCAATCCTGTCATGCTCCATTGCCTCTCCAGCTTGCCAAGCAAGCTGCCTGTCACCAATGACATGGTGGCTTCTCTGCTGGGACCAGACACCTGCCTACAGACAGAGCTGGAG AGGGGCCACATTTTCCTAGCCGACTACTGGATCCTGGCGGAGGCGCCGGTACATTGCCTGAACGGCCGCCAGCAGTATGTGGCCGCCCCGCTCTGCCTGCTGTGGCTTAACCCGCAGGGGGCGCTGCTGCCCTTGGCCATCCAG CTCTGCCAGAACCCTGGTCCCGATAACCCCATCTTTTTGCCCACTGACTCCGAGTGGGACTGGCTGCTGGCCAAGACCTGGGTTCGCAACTCTGAATTCTTGGTGCACGAGAACAACACGCACTTTTTGTGCACGCATTTGCTGTGCGAGGCCTTCTCCATGGCCACACTGCGCCAGCTGCCGCTCTGCCATCCAGTCTACAAG CTCCTGCTTCCCCACACGCGCTACACGCTGCAAGTGAACACGATCGCGAGGGCCACGCTGCTCAACCCTGAAGGCCTGGTGGACCAG GTTACATCCATCGGAAGGCGTGGCCTCATCTACCTCATGAGCACAGGGCTGGCCCACTTCACCTACACTAATTTCTGCCTTCCGGATAGTCTACGGGCTCGTGGCGTTCTGAATATCCCCAACTATCATTACCGAGACGACGGCCTAAAGATCTGGGCGGCCATTGAAAG CTTTGTCTCAGAAATCGTGGGCTACTATTATCCCAGTGAGGAATCCGTGCAGCAGGACTCTGAGTTGCAGGCCTGGGTCAGCGAGATTTTCACTCAGGCGTTCCTGGGCCGGGAGAACTCAG GCTTCCCAAGTCGGCTGTGCACTCCAGGAGAGCTGGTGAAGTATCTCACTGCAATCATCTTCAACTGCTCCGCCCAGCATGCTGCTGTCAATAGTGGGCAG CATGACTTTGGGGCCTGGATGCCCAATGCCCCATCATCTATGAGACAGCCCCCACCTCAGACCAAGGGGACCACCACCTTGAAGACTTATTTAGACACTCTCCCAGAAGTGAATATCACCTGTAATAATCTTCTCCTCTTCTGGTTGGTCAGCCAAGAGCCAAAGGACCAG